GGCATCGTCTGGAGCGGTCCGGAAACCATCAAGAACCAACGGCTGGTATGGAGGCTTGGCTATTATTCGCCTGGAGAATTTCCCGTGCCCGTCCACTTCCGGGAAACCCGCACCGCCGAGGATGCCTTGAAGCGGGTCCTTCACGGCGGCGCGGATTTTTACATCGACGACCGCAACCTGATCGAGGAAGCCATCGCCACCAATGACGAAGGACTCGCAATCAAGGACTACCGCATCGAATCCATCGGTTTCCGGGGCTATTATCCCGCGTTCGCCTCCACCGCGCGAGGCGCGGCCCTGCGCGATCGCTACGAAAACGGCATGCGCGCCCTGGCCAAAAGCGGCAAACTGCTCCCCTTTTATCAGGCATGGGATCTGCCCATGCCCCGGATTTACCGCGAATAACCTCAAGCCCGCGCCACTCCGTCCATCACGACGGACAGACCTTTCGGGCTCTTCGCCCAGACCCTCCCAGCAGCATCATGTCAACTCGCCAGACAGGGATCCTTCGCGGCCAAACGCCACGCAAAAGCCACGCTCCCGCCGCTTCCATGATCGTTTCCCCTGCTATCCGTCCAACCGGGCCAGGGCCTCGCAACGCAGATGCAGCAGGATGTCGGCGCTTTTCGGCCCTTGGTCGCGGTGCTTTTCGGGCAGGACCACGGTCTTGATCACGGTCAGTTCCCGTTGCGCCCGGTCCAGATGTTCCCCGCCCCCGTCCGCCGCCACCAGCAGGAAAAACGGCGCGAGCAGTCCGGCCTTGTCCAGGGCCAGCAGCATGCGGATTCTGGTCGCGGGGCGCAACGCCGTGTAGCATCCACCGGCCATGTGCCAGCGCGCGGCCAGACGACCGGCGGACAGATACCGGCTCGGCAGGCGCAGCCGCCGGGCCAGGGTCTCGGCCAGGATTTCGCCGCGCTCCTCGTGTCCGAAATGATGCGGCAGCTCCGTGGTCGGCGTGGTCGTCTTGCCCAAATCGTGACACAGGGCCATCCAGGCGGCCACGGTTTCACCGGCGCAGCCGTCCATGACCCGGGCCGTGTGCTCCAGGACGCTGGCATCATGATAGGCGGGCGGCCCGGCCGGGATGGCGTCGGCCCCGGCCAACTCCGTGAACCATGGCTCCAGACAGCCGCCATCACGCAGGACGCGCGGAAAATTTCCCGGACGCGCGCCAGCGCAGGCCTTGAGGGTTTCCTGGCCGACCCGCTCCGCGGCCACCGCGCCCAGGGCAAGGGGCGAAACGGCCCGCATGGCCGCAAGCAACTCCCCGTGCACGGCAAAATCCGGCAACGCGGCGGCAAACCGGGCCGCGCGCACGGCCCGCAGGGGATCGGCCAGAAAGTTGGCCACGGCCACGGGCCGCAGAACCTTGTCCCGAAGGTCGGCCAAGGCCAGGGGATGACCGATGACGCACCCAGCCTCGTCCTGGGCCAGGGCATTGATGGTCAGATCGCGCGAGGCAAGATCGCCCTCGATGCGCTCAAAAGGAGAAATGGTGTACTGGGCTTGGCCACGCACGAATACCGGAATACCCCTACCAACGCGGGTCAGGCCCGGCACGCGCCGGCGCAGTTCGGCCTCGGCCGTGTCCGGCGGCGCGCCCACGGCCACATAATCCAGGTCGGCCGGCTCCAGACCGCGCACCCGGTCCCGCACGGCCCCGCCCACGAGATATATCCTCACGGCGTCTCCATCCCGGCCAGCACGCAGCGCAAAATTTCATATCCGTACGCTCCGTCCAGCGCCTCATGCACGGCGGTCAGGGTGGCGAAACCCTGGGCGCGCAGCTGCCGAACAACGTCCCCGATACGGGCGATTTCGCCCGCGGACAGTCCCGTAACCTGCTCCACGCTCAATTCGCCCCGTGCCACGGCCTTGGTCAGATGCGCGTACACGGTCGCGGGTTTCAGATTGCGGGCCTGGGCCACGGCGGCCACGGACCCGGAAGAACGCAGCAACTCGACGCTCGCGCGCTCGGTTTCGGAAACCCCATCCGCCCGGATCATCTTGTCCGGGGGCGGCGCGGGCAGCGGCGGCAAGCCGTCCGGGCGGCCGTGCTCGGCCTCGTGCGCGGCCAGGACTTCGACGAACCGCTCACCGTACACGCGCAGCTTGGTCCGCCCCACCCCGCTTATCCCCAGCAACGCCGCCACCCCTTGCGGCCGGAAGCGGATCATTTCGAGCAGGGTCCGGTCGGCGAACACGGCATAGGGCGGCACGTTCTGTTCCTGGGCGATGCGCAGGCGCAAGGCGCGCAGACTGTCCCACAAGGTACGGGCCTCGGGCGTTTGCAGCGCCGCGTCGGTGGGCGCGGCCAGCCTGGGAGCGCGGATACGGGCAGTGGGCGGCGGGTCGCGGCGCAGACGAACCGCTTCCCGTCCCTTCATCACGTCCCAACTGCGGGCATTGAGCGTCAGCGCCCCAAACCCGTCCAGATCGACATCCACCAGGCCGGCGGCCGCCAGCTGGCGGTACACGCCCAGCCATTCGGAGCGGGACAATTCGTCTCCGATGCCGAACGTGGAAACCGTGTCGTGCCCCCAACGGGCCACGGCCGCGTCCTGCTTGCCGATAAGGACATTGGCCAGATGACCGGCCCCGAACCTCGCTCCGGTGCGAAAAATATTCGACAGGGCTTTTTGAGCGGCAATGGTGCCGTCCCAGGTTTCCACCGGTTCGAGGCAGGTGTCGCAGTTGCCGCAGGGCTCGGCCAGTTCCTGACCGAAATAGCGCAACAAGACCTGCCGCCGGCACTGGGTGGTTTCGCAATAACCCAAAAGCGCGGTCAGCTTGTGCTGCTTGAGGCGCTCGTGGCGCTGGCGGCTTTCGGTGTCGCCTTGGCCCGCCGGCCCCTGTGTCCGGGCGTCGTCCTGGGCCACCAGCCGGCGCAGCATGGCGATATCGGCCAGACCATAAACCATCCAGGCCACGGTCGGCAGGCCATCCCGCCCGGCACGGCCCGTTTCCTGATGATAGGCTTCCAGACTCGACGGCGGGTCCAGGTGGGCCACGAAACGCACGTTGGGCTTGTCCACGCCCATGCCGAAAGCCACGGTGGCAACCATGATCACGCCATCCTCGCGCATGAACCGCTCCTGGTTGCCCGCCCGCGTGGCCGGGTCCAGGCCGGCGTGATACGGCAAGGCGACAAATCCCTGTTCGGCCAGCCGCGCGGCCGTGGCCTCGACCTTCTTGCGCGACATGCGGTAGACGATGCCGGCCTCACCGGCCGGGCGGGAGCGCAAAAACTCCAGCAACTGACGTTCGGGATGGTCCTTGGGCGCGACCAGATAACGGATATTCGGACGATCAAAGCCCGAGGCAAACAGCCGGGCAGATTCCAGGCCCAGCTGATGGACAATGTCCCGTCGGGTCGGCTCGTCGGCCGTGGCCGTCAGGGCCAGACGGGGCACGCCGGGAAAACGCTCGGCCAGCACGGCCAGCCGCGTGTATTCGGGGCGGAAATCATGCCCCCACTGGGACACGCAGTGGGCCTCGTCGATGGCGAACAAGGCCAGGGGAATGCGGGCCAACTGCTCCAGAAACGAGGGCTGAACCAAACGCTCCGGCGCGACGTAGATCAAATCCAGACGGCCGGCGACCAAATCACCTTCCACGGTCCGGGCCTGCTCCGAAGACAAGGACGAATTCAGGGCCGCCGCGCGCACGCCCATCTGGGTCAGGCCCTGGACCTGATCGCGCATGAGGGCGATGAGCGGCGAAACGACCACGCCCGTGCCCGGACGGATCAGGGCCGGAATCTGGTAGCACAGGGATTTGCCGCCACCCGTGGGCATGAGGACCACGGCGTCGCGGCCGGAGACAATGGTTTCGATGATGGCGCGCTGCGGCCCGACAAAGTCGGCGTAGCCAAACACGGAACGCAATATTTCGTGGGGAGTGGACACGGGAACCTCGATCAAAAAATATTCCCCGCCCTACTCACGGCGCCCGGCCTCTGTCAAAAGCCGTGCAAACAGGCGGCTACAAGAACATCTGATAAAAACGCCGGACCATGCCCAAAGGGATGTCCTGATCCCACAATCCGAACTGTCGGGCCGCCAGCCAGGCCGACACGAGCAGTGCCACGCTGCCCAGACCCGTGACCCAGAACGGAACGACCTTGCCGGCCGCGCGCAGGGTGATGCACCCCGGTACCGGGCAGGCCTCCTGGCAACGCAGGCAACCCAGGCAATCCGGCGAAAGCACGACACGATTTTCATGAACGCGGATGCCCCCGGGACAGGCCCGGGAACATTTTTGGCAGCCGATACACACGGTGTCGTCGCGCGTCACCCGCGTCGGGCCGAACCAGCTCAAAAGGCCAAGCAGCGCGCCATACGGGCAGAGATAACGGCACCAGGCGCCACGGAAAAACACGCCCAGCACGGCCAATCCGACCAGAATGGACAGCGTCAGTCCCGACGGGGATTGGAAAAAATGCAGCATCTTGGCGTCGGCCACGTAGTTGTACGGCGCGGCGACAAAGGACTCCACGGCGGCCCGATCCATGCCGATGAACACGGTATAAAGGAAAAATGCCAGAAGCAGATATTTGGGCGCGGCCAAAATACGGCCGCCGATTCCGGTCGGAACCAGGGACAGATGGAGCCGCCGGCCCAGATTGTCGAGCAGACCGGAAAGCAACCCCACGGGACAGATGAAGCCGCAAAACCCTTTACGGAAAAACAACGCCATGCCCAGGGCGGCCAAAAAAATGGTTAACCCAGCCGGATGCACCCGGTCCCAGACCTGGCTTTCGAGCAGCCGACGCAGGCCCATCAGGGCGGCTATGGGCAAAAAGCCCTCCACCGAGGCCGGACGCGGCGTCATGACCTCGCTCTGGCCAGTGGCCCAAAGCACGAAACGGGAAAATCGCCACCCCACAAAGAGAATAAACCCAAAATAGAGAACCTGAATCAGCCGCTGCACGCGGCTCGGAGTGAACATGGCGCGCACGAAACCTCCCGTCAGGCAGCCTTGGCCGAGGCCAGGGCCAGGCCTGCGCCGATGAACAAGGACCCGAACAGGCGGTTGCCCCGACGCATGGCCACGGGCGTGGCCATGACCGTGCGCAGGGAAGCGGCCAGCAAGGCATAGCCGATCATGACCAGCCAATCCATGGCCAGCACGGTCAAGCCCAGGATGGCATACTGCGAGGCCTGTGGGCTGCCCGCCTGCACGAACTGCGGCAAAAACGCGGCCAGAAAAATGATGGACTTGGGATTGGTCAGATTGACCAGCATCCCGGTCCGGACCAGTCGCCAAAGCCCGCCCTCGATCCTGACCCCGGCCACGGCCAGAGTCGGGGCCTCACGCCATTTCTGCACGCCCAGCCAGACCAGATACAGCGCCCCGATCAGCTTCAAGGCCGTGAAGGTCCAGACCGAAGACGAAAGCAGCATCCCCAGACCGGCGGCGACCACCACGATATGCACGGCCAGGGCAATCTGCAGACCCAGAATATTGGCCATGGCGCGCCGGGGCCCCTGGGCCAGGGACGTGCTCATGGTTGAAACGGCTCCGGCTCCCGGTGATAGACTGAACACAAAACAGGCGGCCACAAAGGCCAGCCACACAGCCCAAGTCATGTGCGTATCCTCGGCTTAAGATTTCGCCTCGCGGCGTGACGACCTGTCTAGCCCAGAGCGGCGAGCCAGACAAGCACGCCCCCAAAACCCAGGCGCCATGGCGGTCGCGCGGCCAAAAAAAAGGCCGGTTTCCCGGCCTTTTTCACAAACACGTCACAGAGAGGCTTAGTACATGCCACCCATGCCGCCCATGCCACCGGGCATGGCCGGAGCAGCGGCTTCTTCCTTGGGCTTCTCGGCGATGGCGCATTCGGTGGTCAGCAACAGGGAGGCCACGGAAGCGGCGTTCTGCAGGGCAATGCGGGTCACCTTCTTGGGATCGATGACGCCGGACTTGAGCAGATCCTCGTATTCGCCAGTGGCGGCGTTGTAACCGAAGTCTTCCTTGCCATGACGGACCTTGTCGATGACCACGGCACCCTCGACGCCAGCGTTGCCGCAAATCTGACGAATGGGCTCTTCGATGGCGCGACGGATGACCTGCACGCCGGCGGCTTCGTCGTCATCGGCGGGCTTCACGGTGTCGAGAACGGCCTGACAACGCACCAGGGCCACGCCACCGCCAGGCACGATGCCTTCTTCCACGGCGGCACGGGTGGCGTTCAGGGCGTCTTCCACGCGGGCCTTCTTCTCCTTCATCTCGGTCTCGGTCGCCGCGCCGACATTGATCACGGCCACGCCGCCAACGATCTTGGCCAGACGTTCCTGCAGCTTCTCGCGATCGTAATCGGAAGTAGTCTCCTCGATTTCGTTGCGGATCTGCTTGACGCGGGCCTTGATGGCCTCGGCTTCACCTGAACCATCGACGATGGTGGTGTTTTCCTTGTCGATGACCACGCGCTTGGCGGAACCAAGCTGATTCAGGGCGATGCTTTCCAGCTTGACGCCCAAGTCATCGGACACAACTTCGCCGCCGGTCAGGATGGCGATATCCTGCAACATGGCCTTGCGACGCTCGCCAAAGCCGGGAGCCTTGACGGCCACGACCTGCAATGTGCCACGCAGCTTGTTGACAACCAGGGTCGCCAGGGCCTCGCCTTCGATGTCCTCGGCGATGATGACCAGGGGCTTGCCCATCTTGGCGGCCTGCTCCAGCACGGGGAGCAGCTCCTTCATGTTGGAAATCTTCTTCTCGTTGATGAGAATCAGCGGAGCGTCCATTTCGCAAACCATCTTGTCCGGATTGGTCACGAAATAGGGGGACAGATAGCCGCGATCGAACTGCATGCCCTCGACGACGTCCAGGTTGGTCTCCAGACCCTTGGCTTCCTCGACGGTGATGACGCCTTCCTTGCCGACCTTGCCCATGGCTTCGGCGATGATGTTGCCGATCGTGGCGTCATTGTTGGCGGAAATGGTGCCAACCTGGGCGATTTCCTTCTGGTCGCGGGTAGGCTTGGCCAGCTTGTCCAGGCTGCCGATGATGGCCTCGACGCCCTTGTCGATACCGCGCTTGATGGCCATGGGGTTGCGGCCGGCGGCGACCAGCTTCACGCCCTCGGCGAAAATGGCCTGGGCCAGGATGGTGGCCGTGGTGGTGCCGTCACCAGCGATGTCGGAAGTCTTGGAAGCGACTTCCTTGACCATCTGGGCGCCCATGTTCTCGAACTTGTCTTCCAGTTCGATCTCCTTGGCCACGCTGACGCCATCCTTGGTGATGATCGGGGAGCCAAAGGATTTTTCGATCACGACGTTACGGCCCTTGGGTCCGAGGGTCACCTTCACGGCATCGGCCAGGGTGTCCACGCCTTTTTTCAGTCTTTCGCGAGCCTTGGTATCAAACTTGATAATTTTAGCAGCCATGTATGCGTCTCCTTACTCTTGGAAAAATTAGGCTTCGATTACCGCGAGAATGTCATCCTCGCGCATGATCAGCAGTTCCTCGCCATCAATCTTGACTTCCGTGCCGGCGTACTTGTTGAAAATGACGTTATCGCCGGCCTTCACACCCATGGGAATCTGCTTGCCATCGTCGGCGACCTTGCCAGGACCAGCGGCAACCACTTCACCCTTGATGGGCTTTTCTTTTGCGGAATCGGGAATGATAATTCCGCCCTTGGTCACCTGCTCTTCTTCCAGGCGCTTGACCAGAATACGGTCGTGCAACGGTCTCAGTTTCATGTTTTTCCTCCAAGATGTTTAAGAATTTCTTCCATATACACTTTTCTTTTGGCACTCTTCCAGAAGGAGTGCCAGAATAAGGACCGGCTCCGCCGCTCCCGTCCATTCAGGACAGTGGGGCAAATAATCCCTGGCAATGGGAAGTCAAGGGACAAACCCGAATTTTTTTCCAACACGCCCGAAAGCGATCGTCTTGAGATTCACCCCGAGGCGGGCTATGTCGTGGTTCTTGAAACCATCACGGCAAACGCCACGACGACAAGGATATCCCATGCTCGACATCAAATTTGTTCGGTCCAACCCCGACGACGTCAAAAACGCCCTGCGAAAACGCCGCAATGCTCTCGACCTCGATGAATTTCTGATTTTGGATCAAAAGCGCCGCGAACTGCTGGGCGAAGCCGAGGAGCTCAAGGCCAAACGCAACCAGGCTTCCGGCGAAATCAGCCGCATGAAAAAAACGGGTGAAAACGCCGAGCCACTCCTGGCCGAGATGAGCACCATTTCGGCCCGCATCAAGACGCTAGACGAAGAACTGCGCGGTCTTGACCAGCGCGCTTCGGAATGGGTCATGGCCGTGCCCAATATTCCGCACGCGTCCGTTCCCGAAGGAACGAGCGAGGACGACAACATCACTGTCCGCGCCTGGGGCGAAAAGCCGGATTTTCATTTCCCGCCCAAGGAACACCACGAACTGGGCACGGCCCTGGACGGGCTGGATTTTGAAACGGCCGTCAAGCTCACGGGGAGCCGGTTCGTGCTCCTCAAGGGCTGGGCCGCGCAGCTGGAACGGGCCCTGATCAGCTTCATGCTCGACGTGCAGACCCTGGAAAACGGCTACGCCGAGGTCATGCCCCCGGTCATCGTCAATCGTGACAGCCTGCTTGGCACCGGCCAGCTGCCCAAATTCGAGGAAGACCTGTTCAAGCTCGAAGGAACAAACTATTATCTGATCCCCACGGCCGAGGTTCCGGTGACCAACATTTACCGGGACACGACCCTGGCCGAGGGCGACCTGCCCATTGCCCACTGTGCCTTCACCCCCTGTTTCCGTTCCGAGGCGGGATCCTATGGCAAGGACACCAAGGGCATGATCCGCCAGCACCAATTCGACAAGGTGGAACTGGTCCGCTTCGTTCATCCGGATACGTCCTACGCCGAATTGGAAAAGCTCCTGGGCCACGCCGAAAGCATCCTGCGCAAACTCGGGCTGCATTACCGGGTGGTCACCCTCTGCGCCGGCGATCTGGGTTTCTCGTCGGCCAAAACCTATGACATCGAAGTCTGGCTGCCGGGTCAGGACAAATACCGCGAAATTTCATCGTGCTCCAATTTCGAGGATTTCCAAGCCCGACGCGCGGGCATCCGTTTCAAGCCGGCCGACGCCAAAAAATCCCGCCTCGTGCACACCCTGAACGGTTCGGGCCTGGCCGTGGGCCGGACCATGGTCGCCATTCTGGAAAATTACCAGCAAGCCGATGGCTCGATCATTATCCCGGAAACCCTCCGTCCGTACATGAAGGGGCTGGAACAAATAAAAAAGAAAAATTTGTAACTTTTGGTCTTGACAAGCAAGGGCCTCCCCCATAAAAGCGTCTTCTCTTTCGGGGCCGTTAACTCAGACGGTAGAGTATCTGCCTTTTAAGCAGAGAGTCGAAGGTTCGATCCCTTCACGGCCCACCAACTGCGTCCCCATCGTCTAGTGGCCTAGGACGTCGGCCTCTCACGCCGATAACAGGGGTTCAAACCCCCTTGGGGACGCCACTTTTTTTTCGACGCGCTTGCGTCCCCATCGTCTAGCTAGGTCCAGGACACCGGCCTTTCACGCCGATAAC
This portion of the Deltaproteobacteria bacterium genome encodes:
- the recQ gene encoding DNA helicase RecQ yields the protein MSTPHEILRSVFGYADFVGPQRAIIETIVSGRDAVVLMPTGGGKSLCYQIPALIRPGTGVVVSPLIALMRDQVQGLTQMGVRAAALNSSLSSEQARTVEGDLVAGRLDLIYVAPERLVQPSFLEQLARIPLALFAIDEAHCVSQWGHDFRPEYTRLAVLAERFPGVPRLALTATADEPTRRDIVHQLGLESARLFASGFDRPNIRYLVAPKDHPERQLLEFLRSRPAGEAGIVYRMSRKKVEATAARLAEQGFVALPYHAGLDPATRAGNQERFMREDGVIMVATVAFGMGVDKPNVRFVAHLDPPSSLEAYHQETGRAGRDGLPTVAWMVYGLADIAMLRRLVAQDDARTQGPAGQGDTESRQRHERLKQHKLTALLGYCETTQCRRQVLLRYFGQELAEPCGNCDTCLEPVETWDGTIAAQKALSNIFRTGARFGAGHLANVLIGKQDAAVARWGHDTVSTFGIGDELSRSEWLGVYRQLAAAGLVDVDLDGFGALTLNARSWDVMKGREAVRLRRDPPPTARIRAPRLAAPTDAALQTPEARTLWDSLRALRLRIAQEQNVPPYAVFADRTLLEMIRFRPQGVAALLGISGVGRTKLRVYGERFVEVLAAHEAEHGRPDGLPPLPAPPPDKMIRADGVSETERASVELLRSSGSVAAVAQARNLKPATVYAHLTKAVARGELSVEQVTGLSAGEIARIGDVVRQLRAQGFATLTAVHEALDGAYGYEILRCVLAGMETP
- a CDS encoding homoserine/homoserine lactone efflux protein; this encodes MTWAVWLAFVAACFVFSLSPGAGAVSTMSTSLAQGPRRAMANILGLQIALAVHIVVVAAGLGMLLSSSVWTFTALKLIGALYLVWLGVQKWREAPTLAVAGVRIEGGLWRLVRTGMLVNLTNPKSIIFLAAFLPQFVQAGSPQASQYAILGLTVLAMDWLVMIGYALLAASLRTVMATPVAMRRGNRLFGSLFIGAGLALASAKAA
- a CDS encoding 4Fe-4S binding protein codes for the protein MFTPSRVQRLIQVLYFGFILFVGWRFSRFVLWATGQSEVMTPRPASVEGFLPIAALMGLRRLLESQVWDRVHPAGLTIFLAALGMALFFRKGFCGFICPVGLLSGLLDNLGRRLHLSLVPTGIGGRILAAPKYLLLAFFLYTVFIGMDRAAVESFVAAPYNYVADAKMLHFFQSPSGLTLSILVGLAVLGVFFRGAWCRYLCPYGALLGLLSWFGPTRVTRDDTVCIGCQKCSRACPGGIRVHENRVVLSPDCLGCLRCQEACPVPGCITLRAAGKVVPFWVTGLGSVALLVSAWLAARQFGLWDQDIPLGMVRRFYQMFL
- a CDS encoding serine--tRNA ligase is translated as MLDIKFVRSNPDDVKNALRKRRNALDLDEFLILDQKRRELLGEAEELKAKRNQASGEISRMKKTGENAEPLLAEMSTISARIKTLDEELRGLDQRASEWVMAVPNIPHASVPEGTSEDDNITVRAWGEKPDFHFPPKEHHELGTALDGLDFETAVKLTGSRFVLLKGWAAQLERALISFMLDVQTLENGYAEVMPPVIVNRDSLLGTGQLPKFEEDLFKLEGTNYYLIPTAEVPVTNIYRDTTLAEGDLPIAHCAFTPCFRSEAGSYGKDTKGMIRQHQFDKVELVRFVHPDTSYAELEKLLGHAESILRKLGLHYRVVTLCAGDLGFSSAKTYDIEVWLPGQDKYREISSCSNFEDFQARRAGIRFKPADAKKSRLVHTLNGSGLAVGRTMVAILENYQQADGSIIIPETLRPYMKGLEQIKKKNL
- a CDS encoding transporter substrate-binding domain-containing protein — encoded protein: MKKRMPLAMVAIAAMLVLLGNNSSWSDEIRTASPSWAKFTDQNGQGLYFDVLRAIFAPDTIRHSFVPAKRGLVMLQNGEADIYTCLSHEKPGLSLSSLPLYEGEFHAFFKNRGIVWSGPETIKNQRLVWRLGYYSPGEFPVPVHFRETRTAEDALKRVLHGGADFYIDDRNLIEEAIATNDEGLAIKDYRIESIGFRGYYPAFASTARGAALRDRYENGMRALAKSGKLLPFYQAWDLPMPRIYRE
- the groL gene encoding chaperonin GroEL, yielding MAAKIIKFDTKARERLKKGVDTLADAVKVTLGPKGRNVVIEKSFGSPIITKDGVSVAKEIELEDKFENMGAQMVKEVASKTSDIAGDGTTTATILAQAIFAEGVKLVAAGRNPMAIKRGIDKGVEAIIGSLDKLAKPTRDQKEIAQVGTISANNDATIGNIIAEAMGKVGKEGVITVEEAKGLETNLDVVEGMQFDRGYLSPYFVTNPDKMVCEMDAPLILINEKKISNMKELLPVLEQAAKMGKPLVIIAEDIEGEALATLVVNKLRGTLQVVAVKAPGFGERRKAMLQDIAILTGGEVVSDDLGVKLESIALNQLGSAKRVVIDKENTTIVDGSGEAEAIKARVKQIRNEIEETTSDYDREKLQERLAKIVGGVAVINVGAATETEMKEKKARVEDALNATRAAVEEGIVPGGGVALVRCQAVLDTVKPADDDEAAGVQVIRRAIEEPIRQICGNAGVEGAVVIDKVRHGKEDFGYNAATGEYEDLLKSGVIDPKKVTRIALQNAASVASLLLTTECAIAEKPKEEAAAPAMPGGMGGMGGMY
- a CDS encoding tRNA nucleotidyltransferase: MRAGRDGDAVRIYLVGGAVRDRVRGLEPADLDYVAVGAPPDTAEAELRRRVPGLTRVGRGIPVFVRGQAQYTISPFERIEGDLASRDLTINALAQDEAGCVIGHPLALADLRDKVLRPVAVANFLADPLRAVRAARFAAALPDFAVHGELLAAMRAVSPLALGAVAAERVGQETLKACAGARPGNFPRVLRDGGCLEPWFTELAGADAIPAGPPAYHDASVLEHTARVMDGCAGETVAAWMALCHDLGKTTTPTTELPHHFGHEERGEILAETLARRLRLPSRYLSAGRLAARWHMAGGCYTALRPATRIRMLLALDKAGLLAPFFLLVAADGGGEHLDRAQRELTVIKTVVLPEKHRDQGPKSADILLHLRCEALARLDG
- a CDS encoding co-chaperone GroES gives rise to the protein MKLRPLHDRILVKRLEEEQVTKGGIIIPDSAKEKPIKGEVVAAGPGKVADDGKQIPMGVKAGDNVIFNKYAGTEVKIDGEELLIMREDDILAVIEA